One part of the Acidimicrobiales bacterium genome encodes these proteins:
- a CDS encoding haloalkane dehalogenase translates to MTPTTGKHPIDKRFATVNGKRMAYVEVGEGDPIVFLHGNPTSSYLWRNIIPYVADLGRCIAPDLIGQGDSEKLDDSGPGSYRFVEHRTYLWELLEQIGVTERVTLVVHDWGSALGFDWAANHPEAVAGVCYMEAIVRPIATWDEWPESARGIFQAFRSAAGEDMVLEKNLFVEAVLPGATICDLAPEDHDEYRRPFTEPGEGRRPTLTWPREIPIADEPADVVSIASAYANFMASAPFPKLFVNAEPGAILTGAQRQFCRTWLNQTELTVAGKHFIQEDSADEIGTALADWHTHL, encoded by the coding sequence ATGACCCCGACCACAGGAAAGCACCCGATCGACAAGCGATTCGCCACCGTCAATGGCAAACGGATGGCCTACGTGGAGGTCGGTGAGGGCGACCCGATCGTGTTCTTGCACGGCAACCCCACGTCGTCGTACCTCTGGCGCAACATCATCCCGTACGTGGCCGACCTCGGGCGTTGCATCGCCCCCGACTTGATCGGCCAGGGCGATTCGGAGAAGTTGGACGACTCCGGCCCCGGCTCGTACCGATTCGTGGAACACCGAACCTACCTGTGGGAACTGTTGGAACAGATCGGCGTGACGGAGCGTGTGACCCTGGTCGTGCACGACTGGGGCTCGGCTCTCGGGTTCGACTGGGCCGCCAACCACCCCGAGGCGGTAGCCGGGGTCTGCTACATGGAGGCCATCGTCCGGCCCATAGCCACGTGGGACGAGTGGCCCGAGTCCGCACGGGGCATCTTCCAGGCCTTCCGGTCGGCGGCGGGCGAGGACATGGTGCTAGAGAAGAACCTGTTCGTTGAGGCGGTCCTCCCCGGGGCGACGATCTGCGACCTGGCACCCGAGGACCACGACGAGTACCGACGACCGTTCACCGAACCGGGTGAAGGGCGGCGCCCCACCCTCACCTGGCCCCGTGAGATCCCAATAGCTGATGAGCCGGCCGACGTGGTGTCGATCGCCTCGGCATACGCGAACTTCATGGCGTCGGCCCCGTTCCCGAAGTTGTTCGTGAACGCAGAACCCGGCGCCATCCTGACCGGCGCCCAGCGCCAGTTCTGTCGTACCTGGCTCAACCAGACAGAGCTCACAGTCGCCGGAAAACACTTCATCCAGGAGGACTCCGCTGATGAGATAGGAACAGCGCTGGCCGACTGGCACACGCACCTGTAG
- a CDS encoding histidinol-phosphate transaminase, translating to MDLHLANPNLKNPEFYVPGLPADWVTAHYGIPADEVAKLGSAENPFGPSPKAMASITAELGNVHLYSPWTAEPLREALAAKYGYTPENFVCGSGETEVIALIIRAFAEPGGQVLMTRPCFPMYHLFAEAEGRHPVYIDTPTMTCEVDAYIDAIGPDTRIVFVTNPHSPSGTWLEEADVRRIVEAAPHALVALDEAYVHYSDTPGYIHLAAEYDNLIVLRTFSKAFGLAGLRLGFGVAHPDLIPPLLAVKPTWNVGRLQIAGGIAALTDDEHVDRTIAAILEGKAHVTARFGELDRFRLVPGTRSNFMLIEILDPDTDSTLVFEGLLERGVIVKDGSVSFRGLEKRYLRSDINLPHRMDHLVDALADLP from the coding sequence ATGGACCTCCACCTGGCTAACCCCAACCTGAAAAACCCCGAGTTCTATGTGCCCGGCCTGCCAGCGGACTGGGTGACCGCCCACTACGGGATCCCCGCCGACGAGGTCGCCAAGCTGGGCTCAGCCGAAAACCCGTTCGGCCCCTCCCCCAAGGCCATGGCCTCGATCACCGCCGAGTTGGGCAACGTCCACCTGTACTCGCCGTGGACGGCCGAACCGCTGCGCGAGGCCCTAGCCGCCAAATACGGCTACACCCCCGAAAACTTCGTGTGCGGCTCCGGCGAAACCGAAGTCATCGCCCTCATCATCCGGGCGTTCGCCGAACCAGGCGGCCAGGTGCTCATGACCCGGCCGTGCTTCCCGATGTACCACCTGTTCGCCGAAGCCGAAGGCCGCCACCCGGTGTACATCGACACACCCACCATGACCTGCGAGGTTGACGCCTACATCGACGCCATCGGACCCGACACCCGCATCGTGTTCGTCACCAACCCCCACTCACCGTCGGGCACGTGGCTTGAAGAGGCCGACGTGCGCCGCATCGTCGAGGCCGCCCCCCACGCTCTGGTGGCCCTCGACGAGGCATACGTGCACTACTCGGACACGCCCGGCTACATCCACCTGGCTGCCGAATACGACAACCTCATCGTTCTGCGCACCTTCTCCAAGGCCTTCGGCCTGGCCGGGCTCCGACTCGGCTTCGGTGTGGCCCACCCCGACCTGATCCCGCCGCTGCTGGCCGTCAAGCCCACCTGGAACGTGGGCCGACTCCAGATCGCCGGCGGGATCGCCGCCCTGACCGACGACGAGCACGTCGACCGCACCATTGCGGCCATTCTCGAGGGCAAAGCCCACGTCACCGCCCGCTTCGGGGAACTGGACCGCTTCCGGCTGGTGCCCGGCACCCGCTCCAACTTCATGCTCATCGAAATTCTCGACCCCGACACCGACTCCACACTGGTGTTCGAAGGCCTCCTCGAGCGAGGCGTCATTGTCAAGGACGGCTCGGTGTCCTTCCGGGGTCTCGAAAAGCGCTATCTACGAAGCGACATCAACCTCCCCCACCGAATGGACCACCTGGTGGACGCCCTAGCCGACCTGCCCTAG
- a CDS encoding FAD-dependent oxidoreductase, which yields MAMPDHTRVVVVGGGIVGASVLYHLAKEGWTDALLIEKAEFTSGSTWHAAGQVTHSVSSYTLAFMRKYATELYAELEAETGVATSWHETGSFRVAYEPIEVDWLKGQLGVGAYAGLEMDWVGPEVVAEHHPLYDVSNVVGAIWTPRDGHVDPSGATNAMLTGARNRGASTSRRNRVLEINRRPDGDWDVVTEQGTVTCEHVVNAAGCYADRVARMAGLRVPMANALHAYVITEPVPEITALDRELPVMRDDYLSGYIRQEQESGLIGIYEQVGAEAAWNDQPGWELENPLFPIDYDIIGDRLMRAFECMPCLEPRGIKQTIRGAITHTPDGEAMLGMSGIPNFWMACGAQVGLADGPGLGRELARWMVHGETVLSVRSYDPRRFGFVPDGDYGREKGVEDYMYRHQTPVPGLEHPHLRPLKATPAYERQAELGAVFTQVYGWERPKWYPGAAGLPVEDDVGFRHVRWFEPVREEVRAVREGVALLDMTAFAKFDLMGPDAFKVLDGLCANRLPKVGRIGLNYFLTPTGRVESEMTVTRLADDHFYLVSAAVGELKDREYMTTHWPTGLDAILTTVSEAFGVLSVVGPSARDLLAGCTAADVSNRAFPWLTAQQIIVCGVEVRALRVGFVGELGWELHAPLADMGTLYDGLWAAGTDLGVVNAGHHAVNCLRMEKGYRTSRDMTHDVDPVEAGLGFFIKRDKGDFVGRDALLARDEQSRRWASAYLEVECDIAECIGGEGVFRGDRAVGLTSSGGHGYTTGRVYAFAFVSPDDAVPGTDLEVMILGDRYPARVLAEAVYDPGNERLRS from the coding sequence ATGGCCATGCCCGATCACACCCGGGTCGTCGTCGTCGGTGGTGGCATCGTCGGTGCCAGTGTCCTTTACCACCTCGCCAAGGAGGGATGGACCGACGCCCTACTCATAGAGAAGGCCGAGTTCACGTCCGGCTCCACGTGGCACGCCGCCGGCCAGGTCACCCACTCAGTGTCCAGTTACACGCTGGCCTTCATGCGCAAGTACGCCACTGAGCTCTACGCAGAGCTCGAGGCCGAGACCGGGGTGGCTACCTCGTGGCACGAAACAGGCTCCTTCCGGGTGGCCTACGAGCCCATAGAGGTCGACTGGTTGAAGGGCCAACTGGGGGTCGGCGCCTACGCCGGGCTCGAGATGGACTGGGTAGGCCCCGAAGTGGTCGCCGAGCACCACCCTCTCTACGACGTGTCGAACGTCGTGGGCGCCATCTGGACGCCACGGGACGGCCATGTCGACCCGTCAGGCGCCACCAACGCCATGCTCACCGGGGCCCGCAACCGGGGTGCCTCCACCTCTCGCCGCAACCGGGTCCTCGAGATCAACCGACGCCCGGACGGCGACTGGGACGTCGTAACCGAACAAGGCACCGTCACCTGCGAGCACGTGGTCAACGCCGCCGGCTGCTACGCCGACCGGGTGGCCCGCATGGCCGGCCTGCGGGTGCCGATGGCCAACGCCCTTCACGCCTATGTCATCACCGAGCCGGTGCCTGAGATCACCGCCCTTGACCGTGAGCTGCCGGTCATGCGCGACGACTACCTCTCGGGATACATCCGCCAGGAACAGGAGTCGGGCCTCATCGGCATCTACGAGCAGGTCGGAGCCGAGGCGGCCTGGAATGACCAGCCGGGGTGGGAACTGGAGAACCCGCTGTTCCCGATCGACTACGACATCATCGGCGACCGGCTCATGCGGGCCTTCGAGTGCATGCCGTGCCTCGAGCCCCGAGGCATCAAGCAGACCATCCGAGGGGCCATCACCCACACCCCGGACGGCGAGGCCATGCTCGGCATGTCAGGCATCCCCAACTTCTGGATGGCTTGCGGCGCCCAGGTCGGCCTGGCAGACGGCCCCGGGCTGGGCCGGGAGCTAGCCCGCTGGATGGTTCATGGCGAGACGGTTCTCAGCGTGCGGAGCTACGACCCGCGCCGGTTTGGGTTCGTGCCCGACGGCGACTACGGGCGGGAGAAGGGCGTCGAGGACTACATGTACCGGCACCAGACACCGGTGCCGGGCCTCGAACACCCTCATCTCCGCCCCCTGAAGGCCACGCCGGCCTACGAACGCCAGGCCGAGCTGGGTGCCGTGTTCACCCAGGTGTACGGCTGGGAGCGCCCTAAGTGGTATCCGGGGGCCGCCGGACTACCCGTCGAGGACGATGTCGGGTTTAGGCACGTGCGCTGGTTCGAGCCGGTACGGGAGGAGGTCCGGGCCGTGCGGGAGGGGGTCGCGCTGCTCGACATGACAGCGTTCGCCAAGTTCGACCTGATGGGTCCGGACGCCTTCAAGGTACTGGACGGGCTGTGCGCCAACCGGCTCCCGAAGGTAGGCCGCATCGGCCTCAACTACTTCCTCACCCCAACCGGACGAGTCGAGAGCGAGATGACGGTGACCCGCTTGGCCGACGACCACTTCTACCTCGTGTCGGCTGCGGTGGGGGAGCTCAAGGACCGCGAGTACATGACCACCCACTGGCCGACCGGGCTCGACGCCATCCTGACCACAGTTTCCGAGGCCTTCGGTGTGCTGTCGGTGGTCGGGCCGTCGGCTCGCGACCTGCTGGCTGGATGCACCGCTGCTGACGTGTCCAACAGGGCCTTCCCGTGGCTGACCGCTCAGCAGATCATCGTGTGCGGGGTGGAGGTGCGGGCCCTGCGGGTGGGCTTTGTCGGCGAGTTGGGCTGGGAGCTTCATGCCCCGCTGGCCGACATGGGCACCCTGTATGACGGTCTGTGGGCCGCTGGTACCGATCTCGGGGTCGTCAACGCCGGCCACCACGCTGTCAACTGCCTGCGCATGGAGAAGGGCTACCGCACCTCGCGGGACATGACCCACGACGTTGACCCTGTCGAGGCCGGCCTCGGGTTCTTTATCAAGCGTGACAAGGGAGACTTCGTCGGCCGGGACGCTCTGCTAGCCCGTGACGAGCAGTCCCGCCGCTGGGCGTCGGCATATCTGGAGGTCGAGTGCGACATCGCCGAGTGCATCGGCGGTGAAGGGGTGTTTCGTGGCGACCGGGCCGTGGGCCTCACCTCGTCAGGCGGTCACGGCTACACCACCGGCAGGGTGTACGCCTTCGCCTTCGTGTCACCCGACGACGCTGTGCCCGGCACCGACCTGGAGGTCATGATTCTTGGCGACCGGTACCCGGCCAGGGTGCTCGCCGAGGCCGTCTACGATCCCGGGAACGAACGGCTCCGGAGCTAG
- a CDS encoding mandelate racemase/muconate lactonizing enzyme family protein produces MRITRITMWGLDLPLKRPYSLSGGRLHFERLDSTILRLDTDEGLVGWGEGCPWGSTYLPAFAGGIRAGVAELAPTVLGLDPRRTDVVYRAMDLALPGHGYVKSAVDMACWDLAAQAAGLPLCDLLGGRTDGSVRLHSSIPSGTPDELLAEIDLARAEGYTFHSAKIGADVEVDVERMRILDAAMVPGEELTFDVNRSWTPAEAISVLSATREILRVVEQPCETYGQHLAVRSAVGQPLAIDESLVTVDDMIRAVGDRACEVVGLKIGRVGGITPARRIRDVAAAAGIRMNIEDTGGTALSASAAVHLAQATPEPLRRATWLCFDHLTDNPVEGGVANDGGTATAPDSPGIGAVPDQAALGQSLAIFEADR; encoded by the coding sequence TTGAGGATCACCCGGATCACGATGTGGGGGCTGGACCTTCCCCTGAAGCGGCCCTACTCGCTATCGGGCGGGCGCCTCCACTTCGAGCGCCTTGACTCCACCATCTTGCGGCTCGACACCGACGAGGGGCTCGTCGGCTGGGGCGAAGGATGCCCATGGGGGTCCACCTACCTGCCGGCCTTTGCCGGCGGTATCCGAGCCGGCGTGGCTGAACTGGCTCCCACCGTTCTAGGACTAGACCCCCGTCGTACCGACGTCGTCTACAGGGCCATGGACCTGGCGCTACCCGGTCATGGCTACGTGAAGTCCGCCGTCGACATGGCCTGCTGGGACCTTGCCGCCCAGGCGGCTGGCCTCCCGCTCTGTGACCTGCTGGGCGGGAGAACAGATGGCTCAGTGCGGCTCCACTCGTCCATACCATCCGGCACCCCCGACGAACTCCTAGCCGAGATCGACTTGGCTAGGGCCGAGGGCTACACATTTCACTCGGCCAAGATCGGCGCCGATGTAGAAGTTGACGTTGAACGCATGCGGATCCTCGACGCAGCCATGGTCCCAGGCGAGGAACTCACCTTCGACGTCAACCGCTCCTGGACTCCCGCCGAGGCAATCAGCGTATTGAGCGCCACCCGGGAGATTCTCCGAGTGGTGGAACAGCCCTGCGAGACCTACGGGCAACATCTTGCAGTGCGGTCCGCGGTCGGCCAGCCCCTGGCTATTGACGAGTCGCTCGTCACCGTCGATGACATGATCAGGGCGGTCGGCGACCGGGCCTGCGAGGTGGTCGGTCTGAAGATCGGCAGAGTGGGGGGGATCACCCCGGCCCGTCGCATCCGGGACGTGGCGGCGGCAGCGGGGATCCGGATGAACATCGAGGACACGGGGGGCACCGCCCTGTCGGCAAGCGCTGCGGTGCATCTGGCCCAGGCGACTCCTGAACCGTTGCGGCGCGCCACCTGGCTGTGCTTCGACCACCTGACTGACAACCCGGTGGAGGGGGGCGTGGCCAACGACGGGGGTACAGCTACCGCCCCGGACTCCCCAGGCATCGGTGCGGTTCCCGACCAGGCCGCGCTTGGCCAATCGCTGGCCATCTTTGAGGCCGACCGGTAA
- a CDS encoding MurR/RpiR family transcriptional regulator — MNATSTASKPLSSKKSLSSNELLDRLADAYNDLTPQVRQAARHILDRPEQVAVLSMRQLAEAAGVKPNTLVRLARAVGFDGYEDLRDPFRHEVTAPGTSYPDKARWLQTLAGAEHHGDLLADLASSNLGIVEQVFEDLDTVELQTVADTILAAPRTGVFGVGALLPLARHFCYVGSMAVPGLWTLPTNEGLPIDDIARMGAGDVLVAMTFATYRAEIVEATRLARARDITVVTVTDSRTAPPALDADHVFTTPVETPLFFASVLGVVALLETLLAFMVADSRTEAAEAIDQFHRHRRAAGVYVEE, encoded by the coding sequence ATGAACGCGACGTCTACGGCCTCCAAACCGCTGTCATCCAAGAAGTCGCTGTCGTCAAACGAGTTGCTGGACCGACTGGCCGACGCCTACAACGACCTCACCCCCCAGGTCCGCCAGGCGGCCCGCCACATCCTCGACCGTCCCGAACAGGTCGCCGTGCTCTCGATGCGCCAACTGGCCGAAGCGGCCGGCGTCAAGCCCAACACCCTGGTCCGCCTGGCGCGGGCTGTGGGCTTTGATGGCTACGAAGATCTGCGTGATCCGTTCCGCCACGAGGTCACCGCCCCCGGAACCTCGTACCCCGACAAGGCCCGCTGGCTCCAGACTCTGGCCGGGGCCGAGCATCACGGCGACCTGCTGGCCGATCTGGCCTCATCCAACCTTGGAATCGTCGAGCAGGTGTTCGAAGACCTCGACACCGTCGAACTCCAGACGGTGGCCGACACCATCCTCGCCGCCCCTCGCACCGGAGTCTTCGGCGTCGGCGCCCTGCTGCCCCTAGCCCGCCACTTCTGCTACGTCGGCTCTATGGCCGTCCCCGGACTGTGGACCCTCCCCACCAACGAGGGCCTGCCCATCGACGACATCGCCCGCATGGGCGCCGGCGACGTGCTAGTCGCCATGACTTTCGCCACCTATAGGGCCGAGATCGTCGAAGCCACCCGCCTGGCCCGTGCACGCGACATCACCGTGGTGACCGTCACCGACAGTCGAACCGCACCGCCGGCCCTCGACGCCGACCACGTGTTCACCACCCCCGTCGAGACCCCGCTGTTCTTTGCCAGCGTGCTGGGCGTCGTCGCCCTGCTCGAAACCCTGCTGGCGTTCATGGTGGCCGACAGCCGCACCGAGGCCGCCGAAGCCATCGATCAGTTCCACCGGCACCGACGCGCTGCCGGTGTGTACGTCGAGGAGTGA
- a CDS encoding crotonase/enoyl-CoA hydratase family protein: MTVHTNSDGPVTVITIDRPEVRNAVDRDTAEALGSAFDAVDADEDTSVIVLTGSSGTFCAGADLKALSDGRGNRVTEPDVAGIVDSLGPMGPTRRALSKPVIAAIEGHAVAGGLELALWCDLRIAATDAVFGVYCRRWGVPLVDGGTVRLPRLIGHSRAMDLILTGRAVGGDEALQMGLANRLCESGAALDTAVEVARELATFPQRCLRSDRLSAIEQWGLDLGPALANEVRRGMATIRSGETQEGATRFADGEGRHGSFAAFSPGT; this comes from the coding sequence ATGACCGTCCACACCAACTCCGACGGACCGGTGACTGTCATCACCATCGACCGCCCCGAGGTTCGCAACGCCGTCGACCGAGACACCGCCGAAGCCTTGGGCTCGGCATTCGACGCAGTTGATGCCGACGAAGACACCTCGGTCATCGTGCTCACCGGTTCAAGTGGCACGTTCTGCGCCGGGGCCGATCTCAAGGCCCTCTCAGACGGTCGCGGTAACCGGGTGACCGAGCCCGATGTAGCCGGGATCGTCGACTCGCTGGGCCCGATGGGGCCGACGCGCCGGGCGCTGTCCAAGCCGGTGATCGCCGCCATTGAGGGCCATGCCGTCGCCGGCGGCCTGGAGTTGGCGCTGTGGTGCGACCTGCGAATCGCTGCCACCGACGCTGTCTTCGGTGTCTATTGCCGACGCTGGGGGGTCCCCCTGGTAGACGGTGGAACGGTTCGCCTCCCCCGTCTAATCGGACATAGCCGCGCCATGGACCTGATCCTTACCGGACGAGCGGTGGGTGGCGACGAGGCACTCCAGATGGGTCTGGCCAACCGGCTGTGCGAATCCGGTGCTGCGCTGGACACGGCCGTCGAGGTCGCCAGGGAGTTGGCGACGTTTCCGCAACGATGCCTGCGATCCGACCGTCTCTCGGCTATCGAGCAGTGGGGGCTGGATCTAGGACCTGCGCTCGCCAACGAGGTCCGCCGGGGCATGGCGACCATTCGTAGCGGCGAGACCCAGGAGGGTGCCACCCGCTTTGCCGATGGTGAAGGGCGTCACGGCTCATTCGCTGCGTTCTCCCCCGGTACCTAG
- a CDS encoding Gfo/Idh/MocA family oxidoreductase, with amino-acid sequence MRWGIVGHGGIVSTFLSAARGVGHEVVAVVGRDAPKVAAFADDHGIGASSCDLGDLVGEVDAVYVATPHSSHRDVSVTLLDAGVPVLCEKPMAVNAAQVRQMIEISQLSGTFLMEAMWTRHLPVMAACRKWIEEGRLGEIQMVEANFGFNAPYDPNSRLWAPESAGGSLLDVGIYTLTLAELVFQSPPLSFDAEAELSADGVDVRLSVTAEYPTGGLAKLNSAINTDLGVDGRIVGSKGHVDIPRFWRAEQMTLTTLEGEKVDEVHVAHRVNGFEYQITEVARCLEAGMMESPIVPGSWSLAMAVLMDEIRSRIGVVYPCDAEVLS; translated from the coding sequence ATGCGGTGGGGGATTGTTGGACATGGGGGCATTGTCTCCACGTTCCTTAGCGCGGCCAGAGGAGTCGGCCATGAGGTCGTCGCTGTCGTTGGCCGTGATGCCCCCAAGGTCGCGGCTTTCGCAGACGATCACGGTATCGGCGCGTCGAGTTGCGACTTAGGCGACCTCGTAGGCGAGGTGGACGCCGTTTACGTCGCCACCCCGCACAGCAGTCATCGAGACGTTTCCGTGACTCTCCTGGACGCCGGGGTTCCCGTGTTGTGCGAGAAACCGATGGCGGTCAACGCCGCCCAGGTTCGACAAATGATCGAGATCTCTCAACTATCGGGGACCTTTCTCATGGAGGCCATGTGGACTCGGCACCTTCCTGTCATGGCGGCATGCAGGAAGTGGATCGAGGAAGGGCGTCTAGGCGAGATTCAAATGGTCGAAGCGAACTTCGGCTTCAACGCCCCCTATGACCCGAATAGTCGTCTTTGGGCGCCCGAATCGGCCGGAGGCAGCCTGCTCGACGTCGGGATCTACACCTTGACCTTGGCAGAACTGGTATTCCAGTCCCCGCCTCTTTCCTTTGACGCTGAGGCTGAACTATCTGCCGATGGTGTGGATGTCCGCCTTTCCGTGACTGCCGAATACCCCACCGGTGGGTTGGCCAAGCTCAACTCTGCGATCAATACCGACCTTGGCGTCGACGGACGCATTGTCGGGTCCAAGGGCCATGTCGACATTCCACGCTTCTGGCGTGCCGAGCAGATGACGCTTACAACTCTGGAAGGCGAAAAGGTCGACGAGGTGCATGTGGCTCATCGAGTCAACGGTTTCGAATACCAGATCACCGAAGTGGCCCGATGCCTTGAGGCCGGGATGATGGAGAGTCCAATAGTCCCCGGGTCGTGGTCATTGGCCATGGCGGTCCTGATGGACGAGATCCGGTCTCGAATCGGAGTCGTCTACCCATGCGACGCAGAGGTTCTCTCGTGA
- a CDS encoding aldo/keto reductase, with protein MPDPDRLLDEVHASGVGAFDSGLVYADEGGTCDGRLGAWVASRGVRESITLIGKGCHPGPPDWTASRVSPETVAVDIAATLDRMGTDRLDLWLFHRDDDTVPVGELVDAAQREVALGTIGAWGVSNWSAERFWEARSRADVALPVATSPQFSLVDQLAKPWPGVTTITGPANAEERVRLADSEISVITWSPLAGGFLTAARRPESATDAETTRCYDSVQNRDRRDRTLQLATSRGCSPEQVAIAYVATSPFRAHVVCAARNGLEAAANLQAAKIELTSEERQWLEDGDR; from the coding sequence GTGCCAGACCCAGACCGACTTCTCGATGAGGTCCACGCCTCCGGGGTCGGTGCCTTCGATTCGGGTCTCGTCTACGCAGACGAAGGCGGTACGTGTGATGGACGCCTCGGCGCCTGGGTAGCCAGCCGAGGTGTCCGCGAATCGATCACGCTTATCGGGAAGGGATGTCATCCCGGGCCACCCGACTGGACGGCGTCCAGAGTCTCGCCCGAGACAGTGGCCGTCGATATCGCAGCGACCCTCGACCGGATGGGTACCGACAGGCTCGACCTCTGGTTGTTCCACAGGGACGATGACACCGTGCCTGTCGGCGAGTTGGTAGATGCTGCCCAGCGCGAGGTGGCCCTGGGCACCATTGGAGCCTGGGGAGTGTCCAACTGGTCAGCCGAACGATTCTGGGAGGCTCGAAGTAGGGCAGACGTCGCTCTGCCGGTAGCCACCAGCCCGCAGTTCTCGCTGGTTGATCAACTTGCAAAGCCTTGGCCAGGGGTCACCACTATCACGGGGCCAGCCAATGCTGAAGAACGGGTTCGCCTTGCCGATTCCGAGATCTCGGTCATCACCTGGTCGCCCTTGGCTGGCGGTTTCCTTACCGCAGCACGGAGACCGGAGTCGGCCACTGATGCGGAAACGACCCGCTGCTATGACTCGGTGCAGAACCGGGATCGAAGGGACCGGACGCTGCAACTAGCGACCTCGCGGGGATGCAGTCCAGAGCAGGTCGCCATTGCTTACGTTGCGACTTCGCCTTTCCGCGCCCATGTCGTCTGCGCTGCACGCAATGGCCTGGAGGCCGCCGCGAATCTTCAGGCAGCGAAGATAGAACTCACCAGCGAAGAGCGCCAGTGGCTCGAAGATGGGGACCGGTAG
- a CDS encoding phytanoyl-CoA dioxygenase family protein, with protein MSQALTRLSADGLLASALEVFDTDGGMVVEGMVGGGVIDELLRATTAFAKGVQPGAANQGMGEAGKFFVGANTVRFSSLGRITPAYFDLLDNEVYAALADAVLLPNCGSYWVNTAQVMFIGPGEPAQVLHRDADNWFQHVEPTWPDTPEVTISAMIALEEVTEELGATRAVPGSHRWPELEVYDFEAESVPAELAPGDAFVYSGKTLHGGGANLTVDRWRRALHLSFVVGWLTPEEANALDYAPGELDGRSPRVQRLLGHRSYDPRPHIGGGLWLRHVRPIEDQA; from the coding sequence ATGTCACAGGCACTGACCAGACTTTCGGCTGACGGCTTGCTCGCGTCGGCCCTTGAGGTCTTCGACACCGATGGCGGCATGGTCGTCGAGGGCATGGTCGGCGGGGGCGTGATAGATGAACTGCTCCGTGCAACGACGGCGTTCGCGAAGGGCGTTCAACCGGGTGCCGCTAATCAGGGCATGGGCGAAGCGGGAAAATTTTTCGTTGGCGCGAACACTGTTCGCTTCTCAAGCCTCGGCAGGATCACTCCCGCCTACTTCGATCTGCTCGACAACGAGGTCTACGCCGCCCTTGCGGACGCCGTTCTCCTGCCCAACTGCGGCTCGTACTGGGTTAACACGGCACAGGTCATGTTCATCGGACCCGGCGAGCCGGCTCAGGTGCTACACCGCGACGCCGACAATTGGTTCCAACACGTGGAACCCACCTGGCCTGACACGCCGGAGGTGACCATCAGCGCCATGATTGCCCTCGAAGAAGTGACCGAAGAGCTCGGCGCGACCCGGGCGGTTCCTGGAAGCCACCGGTGGCCCGAGTTGGAGGTGTACGACTTTGAGGCAGAGTCCGTTCCAGCCGAACTCGCCCCCGGCGATGCGTTCGTCTACTCCGGGAAGACCCTCCATGGGGGAGGGGCCAACCTCACTGTCGACCGGTGGCGACGTGCACTACACCTCAGCTTCGTGGTTGGCTGGCTCACTCCCGAGGAGGCCAACGCGCTCGACTACGCCCCTGGTGAACTCGATGGCCGGTCACCACGCGTGCAAAGACTGCTTGGACATCGCTCCTACGACCCGCGCCCCCACATCGGCGGTGGGCTGTGGCTCCGGCACGTTCGACCCATCGAGGACCAGGCTTGA